The DNA sequence GCGGACCTGCGCGACCCGCCGCCGCCGGACGCGCTGGTGGCGCTGCTGAGGCAGATCGTCGCCCTGCCCAAACCGGTCGTCGCCCGCGTCACCGGCCACGTCCGCGCGGGCGGCCTGGGCCTGCTGGCGGCCTGCGACATCTCGGCCGCCTCCCCGCAGGCCACCTTCGCCTTCACGGAGGTCCACATCGGCGTCGCCCCCGCGGTGATCTCGCTGCCCCTCCTGCCCCGCACGGACCCCCGCGCCCTGGCCCGCTACTACCTCACCGGCGAACGCTTCACCGCGCCGGAGGCGGCCCGCATCGGCCTCCTGACCACGGCGGGCGAGGACGTCGACGAGGCGCTGACCCCCATCCTGGACGGGCTGCGCCGGGCCTCCCCCCAGGCCCTGGCCGAGACGAAAGCGCTGCTCACGGCTAAGGTGCTGGAAGCCTTCGACCGGGACGCGGCGGACCTGACCGCGCTCTCGGCCCGGCTGTTCTCCTCCGCCCAGGCCCGCGAGGGGATGACGGCCTTCCTCGAAAGACGGGATCCCACATGGGTGGTGTGACCACAGTCGGCGACCGCGCGGACCGCGCCGACCGCGTTCCGAAGCAGGACCGCAGCCGTGCCACCCGGCAACGCCTCCTGGA is a window from the Streptomyces sp. NBC_00299 genome containing:
- a CDS encoding enoyl-CoA hydratase family protein; protein product: MTLIGRTRARGVETLTLDSPHNRNALSAALVGELTDALADCAKDADVRAIVLTHTGNTFSAGADLRDPPPPDALVALLRQIVALPKPVVARVTGHVRAGGLGLLAACDISAASPQATFAFTEVHIGVAPAVISLPLLPRTDPRALARYYLTGERFTAPEAARIGLLTTAGEDVDEALTPILDGLRRASPQALAETKALLTAKVLEAFDRDAADLTALSARLFSSAQAREGMTAFLERRDPTWVV